In Paludibaculum fermentans, the genomic stretch CAATGCCGTGCAGCGTACTCATGTCCACGCGATTGTGGTTCCGAGGTGACTCGTGGCACGTGCGGCCAGGGCCGGGCCGACTCAGGAGGGCGTGAGCTTTGCAGTCCGTCCCCGCCGCAGTTGAGATTAGCTGGAGGGCTTGTTTGGCCGGATGGCCCGCTGGGCGGTTAGCACGCGCCGCGGTGTCCTCCTTGCGTTTTGATCGAGGGAGTCAGAAGGGCCGATTTCTGTCAATTGGAGCGGTGATTTGGACGTTTGGCGTTGCGCGGGGGTAAACTGCCGAGGGCCGGGCGCGTTAACCGCGGACTACTGTCCACTCTGCTCCACGCCCCCGCCCGCTTAGCCGCACGAGCCCCTCCTTCTTCATCGCCCCCAGCACGATTTTGATCAGCGGGACGCTTGCCGCGGGCACCTGTGCGGCCAGTGCGGCCAGTGTGAACGGCTCCATTTGCGCCAGCACCGCCCGCCGTACCAGGTCCGCCTTGGGCACGCGCCCGCGTGCCTGTTCCACGTGTTCTTCGAACTCCTGATACGCCGCGCGCAGCCGCCCCAGGAAGAAGTTCCACCACGGCACGAGTTGGTTGCGCCCCTCGTGCCAGTCCACTGAGCAGGCCTTCAGCACATGGTAATACTCTTCCCGGGACTCCTCGATCAGGCGCTCCAGGCTCACAAATCGCGCCACCTGGAAGCCATTGGACTGCAGCAGCAGCGACGTCATCAGCCGCGAAACACGCCCGTTGCCGTCGCGGAACGGGTGGATGCAGAGCAGGTCGAAGACGAATGTCGCTATCACCAGCAGGACCGGCACCTGCCCGTCGTCGAGCGCCGCCTGATAGGCCCGGCACAAGGTCTGCACCGCCTGGGCGGTCTCGCGAGCGGGCACGGGCACGAAGCGGACAGACCGGTCGCCGCTGGGGAGGATTTCAATGATTTCGTTATCGCGCCGCTTCCACACCCCGGCGTCGCTGGTCGAACCGCCCTGCGCCAGCGCGTGCAGTTTCAGCACGACGCCGGGCGCGATGGCAACCCGCGGATCGCGCGCATACACCCAGTCCAGTGCTGCTCGATATCCGGCTAACTCCTCTTCCGGCCGGTCTTTCGGAGTAGCGCCGCCTAACACCAGCGGCCGCAGCCGCCCTGCCTCCACGGTCACGCCCTCAATGCGGTTGGACGACTCCACGCTCTGGACGATCGCCTGCTCGCGCAGTACGGCGAGGACCTCCGGTTTCTGTTGAACCCAGAGATCCTGCTTGCCCCGCGCCTCCATACACGCTCCCAGGAGCCAGACTGTGCCGATGGGCACGGACATTCCGGCCAAGCGTTCGGGGTCTGGCCGCCTGTGGCGGAAGTCGCGCAGCCGCGTTCGCACCGTCGCCGGTCAGGAAATGGAAGCTCAAAAGCGATTCTGAAGCCGCCCCGGAGAGAGTCGCACTGTTTCAGGTGGGCGGCCGGCGCCGGAGCGAACCCGAAGGGCGGCAAGGGGTTGCGGCCCATGGCAGTGTCGAGCCGACCTCCGAGTGACCTGCACTAGTTCGGCCGGCTCTTCGCGCCCTGGGCTCGCAAGCCCTTGCCGCGCGGCTAGCGGGACTTCCGTCACAGACGGCCGAGGATAACATGGACTATCCGATTAATATCCAATTCCAGCGTGACTATCCAATTCCAGATCCATCGAGAAGAGCTGACAGTTGATGCCTGGTGCTGGGACTGGGGGTTGGGGACGGGCTGGCTGTAGACCGGCCATGGCAGTAGGAGGAACCGGGACGTCCTGCCGATCGTCGCGGCCGAAGCTGGATGGTTTGGCGGCCAAATGGAGAGGGACACACTGCGACCCCGGGCCGGATCAGCCGAAGAACCGTGCGTCGTACTGAAACGGCTCCGGTGGGAGGACTTGGATGTCCGCGAATTGAGGGTGAACGGGATTGATCAGCCAGTTCGACTCAGACGGGACCAGCGCCGAGGGAACCACCAGGACTGCGGCTTGTCTCTCCGCGACAAAGGAATCACCGATGTCAGCAAGGGTTGGGCCTGCTGGAACCTGTCTCCAGTCCGCCGGCAGGTCATGCTGTGCGATTACAATTCGGGACACGCTGTCGGGAATATCAGCGCCGACGACAACCAAGTCCTTGGGTGGGTCGTCAGCGTTGAGGTGGACGAAGTACTCCACCATCGCCAGAGACAGATGCTCTGCCGCATAGGCGATGCGTGTGCCGGGACTGGACCAGCGCCCCCCGAATAGAAAGGCGCCTTCGCCGTCGAAGGAGTTCGTTGCGTAGTGCTCCCTGAGGATTCTGTAGACACGCGTCAACTCACGCCGCCGTACGCGATTCTGCCCAGCGCGTTTTCGACCGCTCGTGCACCCAATTCGGTGTCGATGAGTTCCAGGGGGACCTGGCCGCCCAGCGCCCGGTTCGGCCGCTTGAGCCAGCGCGTCGCCGTATCCTCATCTCCGATGTACTGTTTGGCTAGCGCGACGATACGCGCGAGCCTGTATATCCGGTCGGATTCGTAGCGAGCCAGACGGCCTGAGTGCCGCCTTCGCTGCAGGCTGCGAGGAGAAAGGTCCAGGGTCGCGGAAAGCTGCCGGAGGGTCAAGCCGGAGGAGTTCATTACGCTTCCGACTACCATTTGGGGGAAACCCTCACGAATCGCTGACTGAAGGTCGTTGGTTGTTCGCAGGGCACGACCGAGCGTAGTCTCGCCGCCCAGTTCCGCTACTACTGCTTGCAGTTCGTTGACCATTCTGTCCGCTAGTATAGCGCCATTTGGCGTGAGTGCGAAGTTGTGTAGCTTGGGATGGCGCGGGAGACGCTGATGCGCCGCTACCGCCAGGGTCTGCTCGCTTGTCCTGCTCGCAGGGTGTACTCTCTTGCCGAAGCACGCGTGACCGAACACCACAGTCTTGCTGCCGCCGCCAAGTTCGTTCCTCGATGTGTGGTTTGCCTGCTGCCGGTCCTGCGGTTTCAGGGCCTGACCACACAGGACCCGTACGAGGTCTGGATGGCCATCGATTTCAAAGCACATAAGCCGTCTGTTCTGTCGCCGGCGCTGAGGGTCGTGCGGTTCTCCGGTTCTGACCTTGTGGACGGAGTCGAGGCGTAGGAGATCGACGGCGTGCGAGTCCAGGTTCATCGCGCGGCGAAGACGGTGGCTGATTGCTT encodes the following:
- a CDS encoding Fic family protein, producing the protein MEARGKQDLWVQQKPEVLAVLREQAIVQSVESSNRIEGVTVEAGRLRPLVLGGATPKDRPEEELAGYRAALDWVYARDPRVAIAPGVVLKLHALAQGGSTSDAGVWKRRDNEIIEILPSGDRSVRFVPVPARETAQAVQTLCRAYQAALDDGQVPVLLVIATFVFDLLCIHPFRDGNGRVSRLMTSLLLQSNGFQVARFVSLERLIEESREEYYHVLKACSVDWHEGRNQLVPWWNFFLGRLRAAYQEFEEHVEQARGRVPKADLVRRAVLAQMEPFTLAALAAQVPAASVPLIKIVLGAMKKEGLVRLSGRGRGAEWTVVRG
- a CDS encoding RES family NAD+ phosphorylase, which codes for MTRVYRILREHYATNSFDGEGAFLFGGRWSSPGTRIAYAAEHLSLAMVEYFVHLNADDPPKDLVVVGADIPDSVSRIVIAQHDLPADWRQVPAGPTLADIGDSFVAERQAAVLVVPSALVPSESNWLINPVHPQFADIQVLPPEPFQYDARFFG
- the parS gene encoding type II RES/Xre toxin-antitoxin system antitoxin, whose amino-acid sequence is MVNELQAVVAELGGETTLGRALRTTNDLQSAIREGFPQMVVGSVMNSSGLTLRQLSATLDLSPRSLQRRRHSGRLARYESDRIYRLARIVALAKQYIGDEDTATRWLKRPNRALGGQVPLELIDTELGARAVENALGRIAYGGVS
- a CDS encoding type IV toxin-antitoxin system AbiEi family antitoxin domain-containing protein — encoded protein: MRRYRQGLLACPARRVYSLAEARVTEHHSLAAAAKFVPRCVVCLLPVLRFQGLTTQDPYEVWMAIDFKAHKPSVLSPALRVVRFSGSDLVDGVEA